Proteins encoded within one genomic window of Rhododendron vialii isolate Sample 1 chromosome 1a, ASM3025357v1:
- the LOC131326798 gene encoding ankyrin repeat-containing protein BDA1-like has translation MEERLCYATVKGDLKSLQEIIAIDDSILDRVLVGIFREKNPLHVAISTGQTRVVLKLLEIKPGFAEVLDKELGAAIHIASAKGHLEIVKALANVSPEMCLTCDGDGNNPVHIAAMKGQVQVLEELAGTNSHIGYIAHVKVNRGDTILHLCVKYDLFECLKLLLEMIPCPYFVNDADVEGNTILHGAVFEKRLEVRPQSRLSDC, from the coding sequence ATGGAGGAGCGCCTCTGTTATGCAACAGTGAAAGGGGATCTAAAATCATTGCAAGAAATAATCGCAATAGATGATTCCATTCTAGATAGAGTTTTGGTGGGAATTTTCAGAGAGAAAAATCCTCTTCATGTGGCCATATCAACCGGACAAACACGAGTTGTCTTAAAACTTTTGGAAATTAAACCAGGATTTGCAGAAGTTTTAGATAAGGAACTTGGTGCGGCCATTCACATAGCATCGGCTAAAGGGCACCTTGAGATTGTGAAAGCTTTAGCGAACGTTAGCCCTGAGATGTGCCTGACTTGTGACGGAGATGGTAACAACCCTGTTCACATCGCTGCGATGAAAGGTCAGGTTCAAGTGTTGGAAGAGTTGGCTGGAACTAATTCCCACATAGGCTACATAGCTCACGTTAAGGTGAATCGAGGCGATACAATCTTGCACTTATGTGTGAAGTATGACCTGTTTGAGTGTCTAAAACTACTTCTAGAGATGATTCCATGTCCATATTTCGTCAATGATGCTGATGTCGAGGGCAACACCATATTGCATGGagcagtttttgaaaaacgaCTGGAGGTACGTCCACAGTCACGGCTTTCTGATTGCTAA
- the LOC131326789 gene encoding uncharacterized protein LOC131326789, translated as MEEKFVGLIVPPQSAELKEMGKMIKHVLSYKKIIAVNAINKSGQSPLAIHLQFRSENQSDSEIKDILLDAGAKKMKRRKQDFVGDDHLDPSWQSKRRNTFMIVSSLMATMAYQVGVNPPGGVWLDDAAAHNVGKAILAYNYPDLYPIFMCINTAGFLLSLTTILLLIIAFADQEWRSWWAQAFISRCTILTTAISYTFSVIAI; from the exons atggaggagaaatttgtGGGACTTATTGTACCCCCTCAATCTGCCGaattaaaagaaatgggaaAG ATGATCAAACATGTGCTTAGCTACAAGAAAATTATAGCTGTGAATGCAATAAACAAAAGTGGGCAATCGCCGCTGGCAATTCATCTGCAATTCCGATCTGAAAATCAATCAGATTCGGAGATTAAAGACATCTTACTTGATGCTGGggccaaaaaaatgaagagacGCAAACAGGATTTCGTAGGGGATGATCACCTTGACCCTTCGTGGCAGAGTAAGAGAAGGAATACATTTATGATTGTATCTTCACTGATGGCAACAATGGCATACCAAGTCGGGGTGAACCCTCCTGGCGGTGTTTGGCTAGACGATGCAGCAGCACACAATGTCGGGAAAGCCATACTTGCTTATAACTACCCTGATTTGTACCCGATCTTCATGTGCATAAACACGGCAGGATTCCTTTTGTCTCTAACTACAATCTTACTGCTTATTATCGCCTTTGCAGATCAAGAATGGCGTTCATGGTGGGCTCAAGCTTTCATCTCCAGGTGTACGATCCTGACAACGGCTATTTCTTACACATTTTCTGTCATTGCAATTTGA
- the LOC131326778 gene encoding uncharacterized mitochondrial protein AtMg00810-like, which yields MDVKSAFLNGVIKKKSMFQGFEGPCKTDHVYRLNKALYGLKQAPRAWYERLTTFLLSKDFVRGSVDKTLFVQHKGKHLLVVQISMDDIIFGSTSPALVNEFFDFMQSKFEMSMMGELTFFLGLQVRQFEHGILIVSQTKYASNLVKKFGLESAKHSRTPMSTNTKLSKDLDGVSIDQTLYRSMIGGLLYLIASRPDIAFSVGVCARSQANAKESHLATVKRVIKYINGTMGYGIWLSNDTNSNLAGFSDADWVGCADDRKSTSGGCSYIGNNLVAWFSKKQNSISLSTAEVEYIAAGSACTASLDNKCCMSTGYLKNAILFTVTTRTSAINIPKNPVQHSRTKAH from the coding sequence ATGGATGTTAAGAGTGCTTTTCTCAATGGTGTCATAAAGAAGAAATCTATGTTTCAGGGGTTCGAAGGCCCATGCAAAACTGATCATGTGTATCGTTTAAACAAAGCTCTCTATGGGTTAAAACAAGCTCCCCGAGCTTGGTATGAGAGGTTGACAACTTTTCTATTAAGTAAAGACTTTGTTAGAGGAAGTGTCGATAAAACGCTTTTTGTCCAGCATAAGGGAAAGCATTTACTTGTAGTTCAAATTTCCATGGATGATATTATTTTTGGGTCTACATCTCCTGCTCTTgtaaatgaattttttgattttatgcAAAGCAAGTTCGAGATGAGCATGATGGGCGAGCTTACATTTTTTCTTGGGTTACAAGTACGTCAATTTGAACATGGAATATTAATTGTATCTCAAACTAAGTATGCCTCCAACTTAGTTAAGAAATTTGGTCTTGAATCTGCTAAACACTCTCGTACACCGATGAGCACTAATACAAAATTGTCAAAAGACTTAGATGGCGTCTCTATAGATCAGACTCTTTATCGTAGCATGATTGGTGGTCTCCTCTATTTGATTGCAAGCAGGCCTGATATTGCCTTTAGTGTTGGAGTCTGTGCTCGTTCCCAAGCCAATGCTAAAGAGTCTCATCTTGCAACAGTTAAGCGTGTTATAAAATACATTAACGGAACCATGGGTTATGGTATTTGGTTGTCTAACGATACTAATTCAAACTTAGCTGGTTTTTCTGATGCTGACTGGGTTGGGTGCGCTGATGACCGTAAAAGTACTTCGGGGGGATGTTCTTACATTGGAAATAATCTTGTAGCGTGGTTTAGtaagaaacagaattctatttCCTTATCTACTGCCGAAGTGGAGTACATCGCAGCAGGTAGTGCGTGTACAGCATCTCTGGATAACAAATGCTGCATGAGTACCGGTTACCTCAAGAATGCAATACTGTTTACTGTGACAACGCGTACAAGTGCTATTAACATCCCGAAAAATCCTGTGCAACACTCTCGCACAAAAGCACATTGA
- the LOC131299023 gene encoding uncharacterized protein LOC131299023, with protein sequence MQPTLIPPFPILLFCISSNLRQRDREREREREEEEEPAITTSSILLPIGQHHHLRSTRTTTTSRVTITTAAHLLTAERHQSAPPGTTRSLPHRCSSVPRTSCISARHHHLLPCSTSPSDRAQPPSPKSLQNPFRRTRDTKDGTKVSYDSEEFNPIEEEAENLGFRAHSRSD encoded by the exons ATGCAACCCACTCTTATACCTCCctttcccattcttcttttcTGTATTTCCAGCAACCTTCggcagagagacagagagagagagagagagagagaagaagaagaagaaccagcCATCACCACCTCTTCCATTCTCCTCCCAATCGGACAACACCACCACCTTCGGAGCACccgaaccaccaccaccagccgGGTCACCATCACCACCGCGGCCCACCTCCTCACGGCCGAGCGCCACCAGTCAGCACCACCTGGTACCACCCGAAGCTTACCTCACCGCTGTAGCTCCGTTCCCCGAACCTCTTGCATTTCCGCCAGACACCATCACCTCCTGCCGTGCTCAACATCACCATCCGACCGAGCTCAGCCACCATCGCCAAAATCTCTCCAAAACCCGTTCCGccggacgagag atACCAAAGATGGAACAaaagtgtcgtacgattcggAAGAGTTCAATCCTAtcgaggaagaagctgaaaaccttggtttccgtgcgcatagtcgctctgattaa